Proteins from one Telopea speciosissima isolate NSW1024214 ecotype Mountain lineage chromosome 1, Tspe_v1, whole genome shotgun sequence genomic window:
- the LOC122669142 gene encoding inactive protein RESTRICTED TEV MOVEMENT 2-like, whose amino-acid sequence MAQPSAATRTYEDFQPSSNWAREEGSDTFIINLPDFKRDQLRIQIDGHGQLKVTGERPLTENKWSRFRKDFFIPNNCNEKEIKAKFANGVLHITMPKTITQISTKDEAMPKQQETPNQGEKKIKEDDKKEMKGIDGKLAGEGGDSAGKMMIGSKEKENRVLDPQKQTISYRFGMGISFRFKQPTRAIVNVAIGIAVVVALGVYAKYRLQHSVESET is encoded by the exons ATGGCTCAACCAAGTGCCGCCACACGAACATACGAAGATTTCCAGCCCTCATCAAACTGGGCAAGAGAGGAAGGAAGTGATACTTTTATTATCAATCTTCCTG ATTTCAAGAGGGATCAGCTGAGAATTCAGATCGACGGTCATGGCCAATTAAAGGTTACTGGTGAACGTCCCCTTACAGAAAACAAATGGAGTCGTTTCCGCAAGGATTTTTTCATTCCAAACAATTGTAATGAGAAAGAGATTAAAGCTAAGTTTGCTAATGGAGTTCTTCACATTACAATGCCAAAGACAATTACTCAAATTTCCACAAAAGATGAAGCTATGCCTAAGCAACAAGAAACACCAAATCAAggtgagaagaaaataaaagaagatgataaGAAGGAAATGAAGGGAATAGATGGGAAACTTGCAGGTGAAGGTGGAGACAGTGCTGGAAAGATGATGATTGGATccaaggaaaaggaaaatcGAGTACTTGATCCTCAAAAACAAACAATTAGTTATAGGTTTGGTATGGGTATAAGCTTCAGGTTTAAGCAACCAACACGAGCAATTGTGAATGTCGCAATTGGGATTGCTGTGGTGGTGGCTTTAGGGGTTTATGCAAAGTATAGACTTCAGCATTCAGTAGAATCTGAAACCTAA